The Pantoea nemavictus genome includes a region encoding these proteins:
- the proS gene encoding proline--tRNA ligase, translated as MRTTQYLLSTLKETPSDAEVISHQLMLRAGMIRKLASGLYTWLPTGIRVLRKVENIVREEMNNAGAIEISMPVVQPADLWEESGRWEQYGPELLRIKDRHERPFVLGPTHEEVVTDLIRNELSSYKQLPLNLYQIQTKFRDEVRPRFGVMRSREFIMKDAYSFHTTQESLQETYDAMYRAYSQSFSRMGLDFRAVQADTGSIGGSASHEFQVLALSGEDDVIFSSESDYAANIEKAEALAPAGERPQATQAMTQFDTPNAKTIAELVEQHQLPIEKTVKTLFVKATEQSGHTLVALLLRGDHQLNEIKAEKLDIVAEPLEMASEEEIRALLGAGPGSLGPVGLTLPVIADRTVAKTSDFCAGANIDGKHLSGINWGRDLPEPRVEDIRNVVEGDPSPDGKGTLQIKRGIEVGHIFQLGTKYSEAMKAAVQGEDGRNQVMTMGCYGIGITRVVAAAIEQNNDERGIIWPAALAPFEVAILPMNMHKSFRVQQLAEELYNTLRAKGIDVILDDRKERPGVMFADMELIGVPHTIVIGDRNLDNQEIEYKARTASEKQMIKQHDIVDFLAKALNK; from the coding sequence ATGCGTACTACTCAATATCTGCTCTCCACTCTGAAGGAGACACCTTCCGATGCAGAAGTGATCAGCCACCAGCTGATGCTGCGCGCCGGCATGATCCGCAAACTGGCTTCGGGTCTCTATACCTGGTTGCCGACCGGTATTCGCGTGCTGCGAAAAGTAGAAAACATCGTGCGTGAAGAGATGAACAACGCCGGCGCGATTGAGATCTCCATGCCGGTGGTTCAGCCTGCCGATTTGTGGGAAGAGAGTGGCCGTTGGGAGCAGTACGGCCCGGAACTGCTGCGCATTAAAGATCGTCATGAGCGTCCATTCGTGTTGGGTCCAACCCACGAAGAAGTGGTGACCGATTTGATCCGCAACGAGCTGAGCTCTTACAAGCAGCTGCCGCTCAACCTGTATCAGATCCAAACCAAATTCCGCGATGAAGTACGCCCGCGTTTTGGTGTGATGCGTTCACGCGAGTTCATCATGAAAGATGCTTACTCGTTCCATACCACGCAGGAGTCGCTGCAGGAAACTTACGACGCGATGTACCGCGCCTACAGCCAAAGCTTCAGCCGCATGGGTCTGGATTTCCGTGCCGTACAGGCTGATACCGGTTCTATCGGTGGCAGCGCCTCACACGAGTTCCAGGTATTGGCGCTGAGCGGTGAAGATGACGTGATCTTCTCCAGCGAATCGGATTACGCGGCCAACATTGAGAAAGCTGAAGCCTTAGCGCCGGCTGGTGAACGTCCACAGGCCACACAGGCGATGACGCAGTTCGATACGCCGAACGCGAAAACCATTGCTGAATTGGTTGAACAACATCAGTTGCCGATCGAGAAAACCGTCAAGACGCTGTTCGTCAAAGCCACCGAACAGAGCGGCCACACGCTGGTTGCCCTGCTGCTGCGCGGCGATCATCAGCTGAACGAAATCAAAGCCGAAAAGCTGGATATCGTGGCTGAACCGCTGGAGATGGCAAGCGAAGAAGAGATTCGCGCATTGTTAGGCGCAGGCCCAGGTTCACTCGGTCCGGTTGGTTTGACTCTGCCAGTGATCGCCGATCGTACCGTGGCGAAAACCAGCGACTTCTGTGCGGGCGCGAACATCGATGGTAAGCATTTGAGCGGCATCAACTGGGGACGCGATCTGCCAGAACCGCGCGTGGAAGATATCCGTAACGTGGTCGAAGGTGATCCAAGCCCGGACGGTAAAGGCACGCTGCAGATTAAACGCGGTATTGAAGTTGGCCACATCTTCCAGCTGGGTACCAAGTACTCCGAAGCGATGAAAGCGGCGGTACAGGGCGAAGATGGCCGTAACCAGGTGATGACTATGGGTTGCTACGGCATCGGTATCACGCGCGTGGTGGCGGCAGCGATTGAGCAGAACAACGATGAGCGCGGCATCATCTGGCCTGCGGCGCTGGCGCCGTTCGAAGTCGCCATTTTGCCAATGAACATGCACAAATCTTTCCGTGTACAACAGCTGGCAGAAGAGCTGTACAACACGCTGCGTGCTAAAGGCATCGACGTAATTCTGGACGATCGCAAAGAGCGTCCAGGCGTGATGTTCGCGGATATGGAGCTGATTGGCGTGCCGCACACCATCGTGATTGGCGATCGTAATCTCGATAACCAAGAGATTGAGTACAAGGCGCGTACCGCCAGCGAGAAGCAGATGATCAAGCAGCACGACATCGTCGACTTCCTGGCGAAAGCCCTCAACAAGTAA
- the tsaA gene encoding tRNA (N6-threonylcarbamoyladenosine(37)-N6)-methyltransferase TrmO produces the protein MSEFAFAQIGVIRSPWKEKFAVPRQPGLVQDGGGELHLLPPYNQPEAVRGIEDFSHLWVLFVFHQTMEGGWRPTVRPPRLGGNARMGVFATRSTFRPNPIGMSLVELKGIRCEKQQVILQLGSLDLVDGTPVVDIKPYLPFAEALPDARAGFAQAAPDATMPVRFSPLAQSQLQQQQKTYPQLARFITDVLAQDPRPAYRKGETQDREYAAWLLDFNVRWRIDDAGTEVIALDPR, from the coding sequence ATGAGTGAGTTTGCCTTCGCGCAAATCGGCGTGATTCGCTCACCGTGGAAAGAGAAGTTTGCCGTCCCGCGCCAGCCCGGTCTGGTGCAGGATGGTGGCGGCGAGTTGCATCTGTTGCCGCCCTACAATCAGCCGGAAGCGGTACGCGGTATCGAAGACTTTAGCCATCTGTGGGTACTGTTCGTCTTTCACCAAACGATGGAGGGTGGCTGGCGTCCAACGGTGCGTCCACCGCGCCTCGGTGGCAATGCGCGTATGGGAGTGTTCGCCACACGGTCGACCTTCCGTCCCAATCCCATCGGCATGTCGCTGGTTGAGTTAAAAGGTATTCGCTGCGAGAAGCAGCAGGTGATCTTGCAGCTTGGCAGCCTTGATTTAGTCGATGGTACGCCGGTGGTGGATATCAAACCCTATCTGCCGTTTGCCGAGGCGTTACCGGATGCGCGTGCCGGCTTTGCGCAGGCCGCTCCGGATGCCACTATGCCGGTACGCTTTTCGCCACTGGCGCAGAGCCAGCTTCAACAGCAGCAGAAAACCTATCCCCAGCTGGCGCGGTTTATCACCGACGTGCTGGCGCAGGATCCGCGCCCAGCCTATCGTAAAGGTGAGACGCAGGATCGCGAATATGCCGCGTGGCTCCTCGACTTTAATGTGCGCTGGCGCATTGATGACGCGGGAACCGAAGTGATCGCCCTCGATCCACGCTAA
- the rcsF gene encoding Rcs stress response system protein RcsF — protein MRFLPLCLLALMLTGCVREYHPISSAPSRPQQASSEPERKPTPRPAPVKIYTDATDLVSNPFRDLGEVSAEDCQSSSQDSPPNINTARKRLQIRAAGMKANAVLLHKCEIVTSTPGCYRQAICQGSALKVSNQ, from the coding sequence ATGCGTTTTTTACCGCTCTGCTTGTTGGCATTGATGCTAACCGGGTGCGTGCGTGAATATCACCCGATAAGCAGTGCTCCTTCTCGTCCGCAGCAGGCATCCAGCGAGCCAGAACGCAAACCGACACCACGTCCTGCGCCGGTGAAGATTTACACCGATGCGACCGATTTGGTCAGCAATCCGTTCCGCGATTTAGGCGAAGTCTCCGCTGAAGATTGCCAAAGCAGCAGCCAGGATTCACCGCCGAATATCAACACCGCGCGTAAACGCTTGCAGATCAGAGCGGCCGGCATGAAAGCCAATGCGGTATTGCTGCATAAGTGCGAAATTGTCACCAGCACGCCGGGATGTTATCGCCAGGCCATTTGCCAGGGCTCCGCCCTGAAAGTCTCCAATCAATGA
- a CDS encoding MetQ/NlpA family lipoprotein, with the protein MSFTFKKIAAVGALIGAIALAGCDQKAKDPNHIKVGVIVGAEQQVAETAVKVAKEKYGLDVELVTFNDYVLPNEALSKGDIDINAFQHKPYLDQQIKDRGYKLAIVANTFVYPIAGYSKKIKSLDELQNGAQVAIPNDPTNLGRSLLLLQKVGLIKLKDGVGLLPTSLDIVGNPKNLKIVELEAPQLPRSLDDQQIALAVINTTYASQIGLTPAKDGIFVEDKDSPYVNLIVSREDNKDAENVKKFVQAYQSDEVSEAANKIFNGGAVKGW; encoded by the coding sequence ATGTCTTTTACATTTAAAAAGATTGCCGCTGTGGGTGCTCTGATTGGCGCAATTGCGCTGGCAGGATGCGATCAAAAAGCAAAAGATCCAAACCACATTAAAGTGGGTGTGATCGTGGGTGCTGAGCAGCAGGTTGCTGAAACTGCGGTGAAAGTTGCCAAAGAAAAATATGGCCTCGATGTTGAGCTGGTCACCTTTAACGATTACGTGCTGCCTAACGAAGCGTTGAGCAAAGGTGATATCGACATTAACGCCTTCCAGCACAAGCCGTATCTCGATCAGCAAATTAAAGATCGTGGTTACAAGCTGGCTATCGTAGCGAACACCTTCGTTTACCCAATCGCGGGCTACTCGAAGAAAATCAAATCCCTGGATGAACTGCAGAACGGTGCACAGGTCGCTATCCCGAACGATCCCACTAACCTGGGTCGTTCATTGCTGCTGCTGCAGAAAGTGGGCCTGATCAAATTGAAAGACGGCGTGGGTCTGCTGCCTACCTCGCTGGATATCGTCGGGAACCCGAAAAACCTGAAGATTGTTGAGCTGGAAGCGCCGCAACTGCCACGTTCCCTGGACGATCAGCAAATCGCGTTGGCGGTGATCAACACCACTTACGCTAGCCAGATTGGCCTGACGCCAGCGAAAGATGGCATCTTCGTGGAAGACAAAGATTCACCGTATGTGAACCTGATCGTTAGCCGTGAAGATAACAAAGACGCTGAGAACGTGAAGAAATTTGTTCAAGCCTACCAATCAGACGAAGTGTCTGAAGCGGCCAACAAGATCTTCAACGGCGGTGCAGTGAAAGGCTGGTAA
- a CDS encoding methionine ABC transporter permease MetI, translating into MSEAMMWLLTRGVWETLMMTFVSGFFGFVLGLPVGVLLYVTRPGQILANNALYRVLSALVNIFRSIPFIILLVWMIPFTRAIVGTSIGLQAAIVPLTVGAAPFIARMVENALLELPTGLIEASRAMGATPLQIVRKVLLPEALPGLVNAATITLITLVGYSAMGGAVGAGGLGQIGYQYGYIGYNATVMNTVLILLVVLVYLIQFCGDRIVRAVSHK; encoded by the coding sequence ATGTCTGAAGCGATGATGTGGTTACTGACGCGTGGCGTCTGGGAAACGCTGATGATGACCTTTGTCTCCGGTTTCTTTGGTTTTGTCCTCGGTCTGCCGGTCGGCGTGCTGCTGTATGTTACGCGCCCGGGTCAGATTCTGGCTAACAATGCGCTCTATCGCGTGCTGTCAGCGCTGGTGAATATCTTCCGTTCGATTCCATTCATTATCTTATTGGTGTGGATGATTCCCTTCACTCGCGCCATCGTCGGCACGTCCATTGGTTTGCAAGCCGCCATCGTGCCGCTGACTGTTGGGGCCGCGCCATTTATTGCACGTATGGTTGAGAACGCACTGCTCGAGCTGCCAACCGGTTTGATCGAGGCCTCCCGCGCCATGGGCGCCACGCCGCTGCAGATTGTGCGTAAAGTCCTGCTGCCAGAAGCCCTGCCGGGTCTGGTGAATGCCGCTACAATTACTCTGATTACGCTGGTCGGCTACTCTGCCATGGGCGGAGCAGTTGGCGCGGGCGGTTTGGGCCAGATTGGCTACCAGTATGGTTACATCGGCTATAACGCCACCGTGATGAATACCGTGCTGATCCTGCTGGTTGTTCTGGTGTATTTAATCCAATTCTGTGGCGACCGCATCGTGCGTGCTGTGTCCCATAAGTAA
- the metN gene encoding methionine ABC transporter ATP-binding protein MetN, producing the protein MIKLENITKVFQQGSRSIQALSNVSLHVPAGQIYGVIGSSGAGKSTLIRCVNLLERPTSGRVLVDGQELTTLSSGQLTLARRQIGMIFQHFNLMNSRTVSGNVALPLELGNLSREQIKKRVTELLELVGLSDKHDSWPANLSGGQKQRVAIARALASNPKVLLCDEATSALDPATTRSILELLKDINRRLGITILLITHEMDVVKRICDQVAVISNGELIEKDSVSEVFSHPKTPLAQQFIQSTLHLDIPDDYQQRMAPQASAESVPLLRLEFTGKSVDAPLLSEAARRFNVNNNIISAQMDYAGGVKFGIMLAEMDGSETDTQAAIAWLKENHVKVEVLGYV; encoded by the coding sequence ATGATTAAACTCGAAAATATCACCAAAGTGTTCCAGCAAGGTTCACGCAGCATTCAGGCACTGTCGAACGTCAGCCTGCATGTGCCTGCTGGACAGATTTATGGCGTCATCGGTTCATCCGGTGCCGGTAAAAGTACATTGATTCGCTGCGTCAATCTGCTCGAACGCCCAACATCCGGTCGCGTGCTGGTTGATGGCCAGGAGTTGACCACCCTCTCTTCAGGCCAATTGACACTGGCACGCCGCCAGATTGGCATGATCTTCCAGCACTTTAACTTGATGAACTCGCGCACGGTGTCCGGCAACGTGGCGCTGCCACTGGAATTAGGCAACCTCTCTCGCGAGCAGATTAAAAAGCGCGTCACCGAGTTACTTGAATTGGTGGGTTTATCCGACAAGCATGATAGCTGGCCGGCGAATCTCTCTGGCGGACAAAAGCAGCGTGTAGCGATTGCGCGCGCGCTGGCAAGTAATCCGAAAGTGCTGCTGTGTGATGAAGCCACCAGCGCGCTGGATCCGGCCACAACGCGTTCCATTCTGGAGTTGCTGAAAGACATCAACCGCCGTCTCGGTATTACCATTCTATTGATCACCCACGAAATGGATGTGGTGAAACGCATCTGCGATCAGGTTGCGGTCATCAGCAATGGGGAGCTGATCGAGAAAGACAGCGTAAGCGAAGTGTTCTCCCATCCAAAAACACCGCTGGCGCAGCAGTTCATCCAATCCACGCTGCATCTGGATATCCCGGACGACTATCAGCAGCGCATGGCGCCACAGGCCTCCGCCGAAAGCGTGCCCCTGCTGCGTCTGGAGTTCACCGGTAAGTCAGTCGATGCTCCGCTGCTGTCTGAGGCGGCACGTCGCTTTAACGTGAATAACAATATTATTAGCGCGCAGATGGATTACGCCGGCGGCGTGAAGTTCGGCATCATGTTAGCCGAAATGGATGGCAGTGAAACAGATACCCAAGCCGCAATTGCCTGGCTGAAAGAAAATCATGTGAAAGTAGAGGTGCTAGGTTATGTCTGA
- the gmhB gene encoding D-glycero-beta-D-manno-heptose 1,7-bisphosphate 7-phosphatase: protein MANKVPAIFLDRDGTLNVDHGYVHEIDNFEFIDGTIEALQALKKMGYALVLVTNQSGIARGMFTEDQFMQLTEWMDWSLADRDVDLDGIYFCPHLPDATVEEYRQQCDCRKPQPGMLLSAQQHLDIDMASSYMVGDKIEDMQAAQAAGVGTKVLVRSGKPVTAEGEAAADWVINSLAELPSRIKKA, encoded by the coding sequence GTGGCGAACAAAGTCCCGGCTATTTTTCTGGATCGTGATGGCACCTTGAATGTCGATCACGGCTATGTTCATGAAATCGATAATTTCGAATTTATTGATGGCACCATCGAAGCGCTACAGGCGCTGAAGAAGATGGGCTATGCGCTGGTGCTGGTGACCAATCAGTCGGGCATTGCGCGGGGGATGTTTACCGAAGATCAGTTTATGCAGCTCACTGAATGGATGGACTGGTCACTGGCCGATCGGGATGTTGATCTGGATGGCATCTATTTCTGCCCACATTTACCCGATGCAACAGTAGAAGAATATCGCCAGCAGTGTGATTGCCGTAAGCCGCAGCCAGGCATGTTGCTTTCGGCGCAGCAGCATCTGGATATCGATATGGCTTCTTCTTATATGGTAGGTGACAAAATAGAAGATATGCAGGCGGCACAAGCGGCAGGTGTTGGTACAAAAGTGTTGGTACGTAGCGGTAAGCCGGTAACGGCAGAGGGTGAAGCCGCGGCGGATTGGGTAATTAATAGTCTGGCAGAACTACCTTCACGCATTAAAAAGGCCTAA